The following are from one region of the Oncorhynchus nerka isolate Pitt River linkage group LG8, Oner_Uvic_2.0, whole genome shotgun sequence genome:
- the chd3 gene encoding chromodomain-helicase-DNA-binding protein 3 isoform X3: protein MSSPLRSCEEYKGMLVNSKGGDFDEEEDDGDLDENASDINSPAAPRETATLAAPEEEGGALDRDSLGRKKRGPKKKKETKKKEKEKEGKLSKAKKRKKIDSDVERDSERERDYGENSDSAASIFACEKKKRKKHKEKKEKKKKKMKNDNGDSTQEETIKPIEQKTSAQLAKDWGLEDVDHTFTEDDYRTLTNYKAFSQSMRPMIAKKNPKIPMSKMMTILGVKWREFSSNNPFKGSGAAAVAAAAAAAAIAVAEQVSASTASPSPEPPPPRKQPQTPRLAPQPPPPLRKAKTKEGKGPGYKKSRSKSPRVLAERKKAVAAAAAAAVAAAAAAKAKKMAPIRIKLGPLGNKRKKSSSSGDDVEEEDSEQEDSSVHSSSVRSDSSPRVKKNKRGRPAKKKKKMLGEGDVEVDGYETDHQDYCEVCQQGGEIILCDTCPRAYHLVCLEPELEKAPEGKWSCPHCEKEGIQWEAKDEDFEEFEEESEDMVVPEVPGVGLLVGLEEEEDEHMEFCRVCKDGGELLCCDTCPSSYHIHCLNPPLPEIPNGEWLCPRCTCPAIKGRVQRILHWRWGEPPDPVPVPPAPDSPPDAPPPPPMKGRAEREFFVKLAGQSYWHCTWITELQLEIFHSVMFRNYQRKTDMDEPPSLDYGSGGEEESVKSEKRRLKDPDYAALDDKFYKYGIKPEWMMVHRIINHSVDKKGIYHYLVKWRDLTYDQCTWERDNLEMPEFVIHKANYWAHRDEVMKEAPDMPRRMRSMRMEESEDPHRSPVNDPTIKYEEQPDFVTATGGTLHLYQLEGLNWLRFSWAQGTDTILADEMGLGKTIQTIVFLYSLFKEGHTRGPFLVSAPLSTIINWEREFEMWAPDFYVVTYTGDKDSRAIIRENELTFDDTAIRGGKKAFKLRREAPIKFHVLLTSYELVTIDQTSLKSIDWACLVVDEAHRLKNNQSKFFRRLNDYKIDHKLLLTGTPLQNNLEELFHLLNFLTPNRFNNLEGFLEEFADISKEDQIQKLHDLLGPHMLRRLKADVFKNMPAKTELIVRVELSPMQKKYYKLILTRNFEALNSKGGGNQVSLLNIMMDLKKCANHPYLFPVASMEARKTASGAYEGTDLTKASGKLTLLQKMMRKLKDQGHRVLVFSQMTKMLDLLEDFLDFEGYKYERIDGGVTGALRQEAIDRFNAPGAPQFCFLLSTRAGGLGINLATADTVFIFDSDWNPHNDIQAFSRAHRIGQANKVMIYRFVTRASVEERITQVAKRKMMLTHLVVRPGLGSKAGSMSKQELDDILKFGTEELFKDEIESGDNRDDEGSVIHYDSLAIERLLDRSQDATDDTDMQNMNEYLSSFKVARYMVREEDKIEEVEREIIKQEECVDPEYWEKLLRHHYEQQQEDLASKLGKGKRNRKPVNYNDAAQEDQDWHTGISDNQSEYSVGSEEEDEDFDERPEGSRRQSRRQMRNERDKPLPPLLARVAGNLEVLGFNTRQRKAFLNAVMRWGMPAQDAFSCQWLVRDLRGKSEKEFKAYVSLFMRHLCEPVADGAETFADGVPREGLCRQPVLTRIGVMSLVKKKIQEFEHINGRWSLPELKPEMKPEALRPEVSVSSSSRASSPGGTMKTATPTPDPSCTSDNTPCTSKPATPAPSEKLEKNGKDGEKEEGEKEEGKAPSEPEKDGEKETEGGKAVEGNRSADPEVPPIPMKEAPQDLSPSTTTDREESGTKEEGKETKTTDTPPAPVEEKKGEEESTEGAPGGTTKQGSAVKDEKPGSVTLLPGEKMEEEEKGREKENDKGNEEAPVSTEASDNKEKMDRQLPSDVMKEEVKGEKDAGKEVAKEEVAKDTLPKPPIIPPERRRFMFNIADGGFTELHTLWQNEERAAISSGKMNEIWHRRHDFWLLAGIVLHGYARWQDIQNDPQFAIVNEPFKSQANKGNFLEMKNKFLARRFKLLEQALVIEEQLRRAAYLNMTQDPVHPAMALNARFAEVECLAESHQHLSKESLAGNKPANAVLHKVLNQLEELLSDMKADVTRLPATLSRVPPIAARLQMSERSILSRLASKGTDTHTPPTIPPGPYATPQNFGPAFTPVPPGVLPMGGANYSQMPPGSFVSEAPEAPGGGGAGFLKTKEHDIMQRQRVVDLWKDGKSEGSIGQELRMPKSTVHSIIVKYRLSNTVENLPRNGRPKKP, encoded by the exons atgtcctctcctctccggtCCTGTGAGGAATACAAGGGCATGTTGGTTAATTCCAAAGGAGGAGATTTTGATGAAGAAGAGGACGACGGAGATCTAGACGAGAACGCAAGCGACATAAACTCGCCGGCGGCGCCTCGAGAAACTGCAACACTAGCCGCGCCAG AGGAAGAAGGGGGGGCATTGGACAGGGACAGTCTAGGGAGGAAGAAACGAGGGcccaagaagaagaaggagacaaagaagaaggagaaagagaaagaaggaaaACTCTCCAAAGCTAAAAAACGGAAAAAGATT GACAGTGATGTAGAGAGGGActcggagcgagagagagactatgGAGAGAACTCTGACAGTGCAGCCAGCATCTTCGCTTGTGAGAAAAAGAAGAGGAAGAAACacaaggagaagaaggagaaaaaaaaaaaaaagatgaaaaATGACAATGGGGACAGCACGCAAGAGGAGACAATAAAG CCAATAGAACAGAAGACGTCGGCCCAGCTGGCTAAAGACTGGGGTCTGGAGGATGTGGATCATACCTTCACTGAAGATGACTACCGCACACTCACCAACTACAAAGCCTTTAGCCAGTCTATGAG GCCCATGATCGCCAAGAAGAACCCTAAGATCCCCATGTCCAAGATGATGACCATCCTGGGGGTCAAGTGGAGGGAGTTCAGTTCCAACAACCCCTTCAAGGGCTCAGGTGCTGCGGCCGTGGCAGCTGCAGCCGCGGCCGCCGCCATTGCCGTCGCCGAGCAGGTCTCCGCATCAACCGCTTCCCCATCCCCGGAGCCCCCACCGCCCCGGAAGCAGCCCCAAACCCCCCGGCTGGCCCCCCAGCCGCCGCCCCCGCTCCGcaaggccaagaccaaagagggCAAAG GACCTGGATATAAGAAGAGTCGCAGTAAGAGTCCTCGTGTTCTGGCTGAGAGGAAGAAGGCGGTGGCAgcggctgcagcagcagcagtagcggcagcagcagcagcgaagGCCAAGAAGATGGCTCCCATACGCATAAAACTAGGGCCTCTAGGCAACAAGAGGAAGAAGAGCAGCTCT aGTGGGGATGATGTTGAGGAGGAAGATTCGGAGCAGGAGGACTCCAGTGTCCACAGCTCCTCGGTCCGCTCCGACAGCTCGCCCCGTGTCAAGAAGAACAAAAGAGGACGGCCtgccaagaagaagaagaaaa tgctgggtgagggtgatgtggaggtggatggttatGAGACAGACCACCAGGACTACTGTGAGGTCTGCCAGCAGGGAGGAGAGATTATTCTGTGTGACACCTGTCCCAGAGCCTACCACCTGGTCTGTCTGGAGCCTGAGCTGGAGAAGGCCCCCGAGGGCAAATGGAGCTGCCCCCATTGT gagaaagaggggatcCAGTGGGAAGCGAAGGATGAGGACTTTGAGGAGTttgaggaggagagtgaggacaTGGTGGTACCAGAAGTACCTGGGGTTGGACTGCTGGTAGgactggaggaagaggaggatgagcacATGGAGTTCTGCAGGGTCTGTAAGGATGGGGGGGAACTATTATGCTGCGACACCTGTCCCTCCTCCTACCACATCCACTGTCTCAACCCGCCCCTGCCTGAGATCCCCAACGGAGAGTGGCTGTGTCCGCGCTGCACT TGTCCTGCCATCAAAGGCAGGGTACAGAGGATCCTCCACTGGCGATGGGGCGAGCCCCCCGATCCTGTACCCGTGCCCCCCGCCCCCGATTCTCCCCCTGATGCTCCCCCGCCACCCCCCATGAAGGGCAGGGCCGAGAGAGAGTTCTTTGTCAAGTTGGCCGGACAGTCCTACTGGCACTGTACCTGGATCACTGaactacag CTGGAGATCTTCCACTCGGTAATGTTCCGTAActaccagaggaagacagatatGGACGAGCCTCCCAGTCTGGACTATGGGtcggggggagaggaggagagtgttaaGAGTGAGAAGAGGAGGCTGAAAGACCCTGACTATGCTGCCCTGGATGACAAGTTTTATAAATACGGCATCAAGCCTGAATGGATGATGGTCCACCGCATCATCAACCACAG TGTGGACAAGAAGGGGATATACCACTACCTGGTCAAGTGGAGAGACCTGACCTACGACCAGTGCACATGGGAGAGAGACAATCTGGAAATGCCAGAGTTTGTCATCCACAAGGCCAACTACTGGGCACACAG ggatgaggtgatgaaggagGCCCCAGACATGCCGAGGAGGATGAGGAGCATGAGGATGGAGGAGAGCGAAGACCCACACAGATCACCTGTCAACGAC CCTACGATAAAGTACGAGGAGCAGCCAGACTTTGTGACAGCAACGGGGGGCACTCTGCACCTGTACCAGCTGGAGGGGCTCAACTGGCTGCGTTTCAGCTGGGCACAGGGCACTGACACCATCCTGGCAGACGAGATGGGGCTGGGCAAGACTATCCAGACCATCGTCTTCCTCTACTCACTCTTTAAAGAG GGCCACACCCGTGGCCCGTTCCTGGTGAGTGCCCCCCTCTCCACCATCAttaactgggagagagagtttgaGATGTGGGCCCCGGACTTCTACGTGGTGACCTACACAGGGGACAAGGACAGCAGAGCAATCATCAGAGAGAACGAGCTGACCTTTGACGACACGGCCATTAGGGGAGGGAAGAAAGCCTTCAAACTGAGG aGAGAAGCCCCAATAAAGTTCCATGTCCTGTTGACCTCCTATGAGCTGGTGACTATAGACCAGACCTCCCTGAAGTCTATAGACTGGGCCTGTCTAGTGGTGGACGAAGCCCATCGCCTCAAGAACAATCAGAGCAAG TTCTTCAGACGTCTGAATGACTATAAGATTGACCACAAGCTGCTGCTGACTGGTACTCCTCTCCAGAACAACCTGGAGGAGCTGTTCCACCTGCTCAACTTCCTCACTCCCAACCGCTTCAA TAACCTGGAGGGGTTCCTGGAGGAGTTTGCCGACATCTCCAAGGAGGACCAGATCCAGAAGCTACATGACCTGCTGGGCCCACACATGTTGAGGAGGCTGAAGGCTGACGTCTTCAAGAACATGCCGGCCAAGACAGAGCTCATCGTACGAGTGGAACTCAGCCCCATGCAGAA GAAATACTACAAGTTGATTCTGACGAGGAACTTTGAGGCTCTGAACTCGAAAGGAGGAGGTAACCAGGTGTCTCTACTCAACATCATGATGGACCTGAAGAAGTGTGCCAACCACCCCTACCTCTTCCCTGTCGCCTCCATG GAAGCCCGTAAGACTGCAAGCGGAGCGTACGAGGGCACAGACCTCACAAAGGCTTCTGGGAAACTGACTCTTCTGCAAAAGATGATGAGAAAACTGAAGGACCAAGGGCACCGCGTGCTCGTCTTCTCACAG ATGACAAAGATGTTGGACCTGTTGGAGGACTTCCTGGACTTTGAGGGTTATAAGTACGAGAGGATCGACGGAGGAGTCACAGGGGCTCTGAGACAGGAGGCCATAGACCGGTTCAATG cTCCTGGTGCGCCTCAGTTCTGTTTCCTGCTGTCCACCAGGGCAGGGGGTTTGGGTATTAACCTGGCTACAGCTGACACCGTCTTCATCTTCGACTCAGACTGGAACCCCCACAATGACATCCAG GCGTTCAGTCGCGCCCACCGCATCGGGCAGGCCAACAAGGTGATGATATACCGCTTCGTGACCCGTGCCAGTGTGGAGGAGCGCATCACCCAGGTGGCCAAGAGGAAGATGATGTTGACCCACCTCGTGGTACGGCCCGGCCTGGGCTCCAAGGCTGGATCCATGTCCAAACAGGAACTGGACGACATCCTCAAGTTTGGCACCGAGGAGCTGTTCAAGGACGAGATTGAAT CGGGAGACAACAGGGACGATGAGGGCAGTGTGATCCACTACGACAGCTTGGCCATCGAGAGGTTGCTGGACCGGAGCCAGGACGCTACGGATGACACGGACATGCAGAATATGAACGAATACCTGAGCTCCTTCAAAGTGGCCCGATACATGGTCCGAGAGGAGGataag ATTGAGGAGGTGGAGCGTGAGATCATTAAGCAGGAGGAGTGTGTGGACCCAGAATACTGGGAGAAGCTGCTGAGACATCACTATGAGCAACAACAGGAGGACCTGGCTAGTAAACTGGGCAAGGGCAAGAGGAACCGCAAGCCTGTCAACTACAACGACGCAGCACAGGAGGACCAAG ACTGGCATACTGGTATTTCAGATAACCAGTCCGAGTACTCTGTGGGCtccgaggaggaggatgaagacttCGACGAGAGACCAGAAG gtTCTCGCAGACAGTCCCGCCGCCAGATGAGGAACGAGAGAGACAAGCCGTTGCCCCCCCTGTTGGCCAGAGTGGCCGGCAACCTGGAG GTGTTGGGCTTCAACACGCGCCAGCGGAAGGCCTTCCTAAACGCGGTGATGCGTTGGGGCATGCCCGCCCAGGACGCCTTCTCCTGCCAGTGGCTGGTCAGAGACCTGAGGGGCAAGAGCGAGAAGGAGTTTAA gGCATATGTCTCTCTGTTCATGCGTCACCTGTGTGAACCCGTGGCCGACGGCGCCGAGACGTTCGCCGACGGCGTGCCGAGGGAGGGCCTGTGCCGTCAGCCCGTGCTGACCCGCATCGGGGTCATGTCCCTGGTCAAGAAGAAG ATCCAGGAGTTTGAGCACATCAACGGGCGGTGGAGTCTCCCAGAGCTGAAGCCAGAGATGAAGCCTGAGGCTCTGAGGCCTGAGGTCAGTGTGTCTTCCTCCTCCAGAGCCTCCTCCCCTGGAGGGACCATGAAGACTGCTACGCCcacccctgaccccagctgtACCTCAGACAACACCCCCTGCACCTCCAAACCAG cTACCCCTGCTCCCTCAGAGAAACTAGAGAAGAACGGGAAAgacggagagaaggaggagggagagaaggaggagggtaaGGCCCCGTCTGAgccagagaaagatggagagaaagagacggaaGGGGGTAAAGCGGTAGAGGGCAACAGGAGTGCAGATCCTGAAGTG CCTCCAATCCCTATGAAAGAAGCTCCGCAAGACTTATCCCCTAGTACAACAACAGACAGGGAAGAGAGTGGTACAAAAGAGGAGGGGAAAGAAACAAAAACGACGGACACCCCTCCGGCCCcagtggaggagaagaaaggagaagaggagagtacgGAGGGCGCACCGGGAGGAACAACTAAACAAGGGTCGGCGGTCAAAGATGAGAAACCAGGTAGTGTAACGCTCTTACCTGGcgagaagatggaggaggaggagaaggggagagagaaggagaacgaCAAGGGGAACGAGGAAGCTCCTGTCTCCACAGAAGCATCAGACAACAAGGAGAAGATGGACAGACAGCTACCCTCTGACGTGATGAAAG AGGAAGTAAAAGGTGAAAAGGATGCTGGGAAAGAAGTGGCGAAGGAGGAGGTTGCCAAAGACACCTTGCCGAAACCCCCCATCATCCCACCCGAGCGACGGCGCTTCATGTTCAACATCGCTGACGGGGGCTTCACGG AGCTTCATACGCTGTGGCAGAACGAGGAGCGGGCGGCCATCTCTTCTGGGAAGATGAATGAGATCTGGCACCGGCGGCACGACTTCTGGCTGCTGGCGGGAATCGTTCT TCATGGGTACGCGAGGTGGCAGGACATCCAGAACGACCCCCAGTTCGCCATTGTCAACGAGCCCTTCAAGTCGCAGGCCAACAAGGGCAACTTCCTGGAGATGAAGAACAAGTTCCTGGCCCGCCGCTTCAAG ttATTAGAGCAGGCCCTGGTGATCGAGGAGCAGCTGAGGAGGGCAGCCTACCTGAATATGACCCAGGACCCGGTCCACCCCGCCATGGCCCTGAACGCCCGCTTCGCCGAGGTGGAGTGTTTGGCTGAGTCCCACCAGCACCTCAGCAAGGAGTCCCTGGCCGGGAACAAACCTGCCAACGCAGTGCTGCACAAGG TGCTGAACCAGTTGGAGGAGCTGCTGAGTGACATGAAGGCTGACGTGACGCGGCTCCCTGCCACACTGTCCCGAGTCCCGCCCATCGCCGCACGCCTGCAGATGTCAGAGAGGAGCATCCTCAGCAGACTAGCCAGCAAGGGTaccgacacacacactcccccg acCATCCCTCCAGGACCCTACGCCACTCCTCAGAACTTTGGACCTGCCTTCACCCCCGTCCCCCCGGGAGTCTTACCCATGGGAGGGGCCAACTACAGCCAGATGCCCCCTGGATCTTTCGTATCAG AAGCCCCAGAAGCCCCGGGTGGCGGCGGCGCCGGCTTCCTGAAGACCAAGGAGCACGACATCATGCAGAGGCAGCGCGTGGTCGACCTGTGGAAGGACGGCAAATCGGAGGGGTCCATCGGGCAGGAGCTGAGGATGCCTAAGTCCACGGTGCACAGCATCATCGTCAAGTACCGCCTCAGTAACACCGTGGAGAACCTGCCCCGCAACGGACGGCCCAAGAAACcctga